A genomic segment from Propionibacteriaceae bacterium ZF39 encodes:
- a CDS encoding acyl-CoA dehydrogenase family protein, protein MTDFSDMYRPTEDHDMFRAAIREIAEEKIAPAAAEVDEKAEFPRVAWEALRAGDFHAPHIPEEYDGVGADALATVIIIEEIARACASSSLIPAVNKLATVPLLLAGSDEVKQAYLPRVARGEGMMSYCLSEPDAGSDVAGMKTRAVADGDDWVLNGTKAWITNAGESEWYTVFASTDPERKSRGISCFVVEKGDEGVSFGAKEKKLGIQGSPTRQVIFDNVRIPGDRIVGEVNRGFFTAMKTLDHTRVTIAAQAIGIAQGALDFALDYVKERKQFGRPIADNQGIQFMLADMGMKLEAARQLTYAAACRSERTDEDLTYFGAAAKCFASDVAMEITTDAVQLLGGYGYTREYPVERMMRDAKITQIYEGTNQIQRIVMGRQLLNGLPQGR, encoded by the coding sequence ATGACGGACTTCAGCGACATGTATCGCCCTACCGAGGACCACGACATGTTCCGCGCGGCGATCAGGGAGATCGCCGAGGAGAAAATTGCCCCGGCGGCTGCCGAGGTCGACGAAAAGGCCGAGTTCCCGCGCGTGGCGTGGGAGGCCCTGCGAGCGGGAGATTTCCACGCGCCGCACATCCCCGAGGAGTACGACGGCGTCGGCGCCGATGCCCTCGCCACGGTGATCATCATCGAGGAGATCGCCCGCGCGTGTGCGTCTTCGTCGTTGATCCCGGCGGTCAACAAGCTGGCAACGGTGCCGCTGCTGCTCGCCGGATCCGATGAGGTCAAGCAGGCTTACCTGCCGCGCGTCGCCCGGGGCGAGGGGATGATGTCGTATTGCCTTTCCGAGCCGGATGCCGGGTCGGATGTGGCGGGGATGAAGACCCGCGCCGTCGCCGACGGTGACGACTGGGTGCTCAACGGCACCAAGGCGTGGATCACGAACGCGGGGGAGTCGGAGTGGTACACGGTTTTCGCCTCCACCGACCCCGAGCGCAAGTCCCGGGGCATCTCGTGCTTCGTCGTCGAGAAGGGCGACGAGGGGGTGTCGTTCGGGGCCAAGGAGAAGAAACTCGGCATCCAGGGCTCACCCACGCGCCAGGTCATCTTCGACAACGTCCGCATCCCCGGTGATCGGATCGTCGGCGAGGTCAACCGAGGGTTCTTCACGGCGATGAAAACGCTGGACCACACCCGCGTGACGATCGCTGCCCAGGCCATCGGCATCGCCCAGGGCGCATTGGACTTCGCACTGGACTACGTCAAGGAGCGCAAGCAGTTCGGCCGCCCCATCGCCGACAACCAGGGCATCCAGTTCATGCTGGCGGACATGGGCATGAAGCTCGAGGCCGCGCGCCAGCTGACGTACGCCGCGGCGTGCCGCTCCGAGCGTACGGATGAGGACCTGACCTATTTCGGTGCCGCAGCGAAGTGTTTCGCCTCCGATGTCGCGATGGAGATCACGACCGATGCCGTGCAGCTGCTCGGTGGGTATGGGTACACGCGCGAATATCCTGTCGAGCGCATGATGCGCGATGCCAAGATCACCCAGATCTATGAGGGCACCAACCAGATCCAGCGCATCGTCATGGGCCGTCAGCTGTTGAACGGGTTGCCGCAGGGGCGGTGA
- a CDS encoding IS3 family transposase (programmed frameshift), whose protein sequence is MSAPRKYPQELRERAMRLVAEARLEDPELSMNAAVKRIGTRVGVNPDTLRGWVKQADIDAGTRPGTTTEDARKIRELEQEVRELKRANEILLAASKFLRAGARPAFAVVVAFVDDHRDRFGVEPICRVLSEHGVPIAPSGYYAHKRRPVSKRALSDAYVWEQIEAVQADKTKGRGVAGYRKMWHLLKRDGVAAPRCQVERLMRTHGMQGVVRGKRFSTTKSDPSAPRPEDLVQRDFTAARPNQLWIVDFTYVPTWSGMGFTAFVTDVYSRRIVGWRTHHRMPTELPLDALEMALWVRERAGHDPRGVVHHSDAGTQYTAIRYADRLAEAGALASIGTVGDSYDNAMAESVIGLYKAECVKIDGPFKTVDELELATLMWVDWYNTGRLHSSIGYVPPTEYEAAYYAAVNPQNQPVPG, encoded by the exons ATGTCAGCACCACGTAAGTACCCTCAGGAGTTGAGGGAGCGGGCGATGCGGCTTGTGGCCGAGGCTCGTTTGGAGGATCCGGAGTTGTCGATGAACGCGGCGGTGAAGCGGATCGGCACTCGGGTGGGGGTGAATCCCGACACGCTGCGTGGGTGGGTGAAGCAGGCCGATATTGATGCAGGCACCCGGCCCGGCACCACCACGGAGGATGCCAGGAAGATCCGTGAGTTGGAGCAGGAAGTGCGGGAGTTGAAGCGGGCGAATGAGATCTTGTTGGCGGCTTCGA AGTTTCTTCGCGCGGGAGCTCGACCCGCGTTTGCCGTGGTAGTCGCGTTCGTCGATGACCATCGGGACCGGTTCGGGGTCGAGCCGATCTGCCGTGTGCTGAGCGAGCATGGTGTGCCGATCGCCCCGTCTGGCTATTACGCCCACAAGCGGCGACCGGTGTCGAAACGTGCCTTGTCGGATGCGTATGTGTGGGAGCAGATCGAAGCGGTCCAGGCCGACAAGACGAAGGGTCGCGGGGTGGCGGGCTATCGCAAGATGTGGCACCTGCTGAAGCGTGATGGCGTCGCGGCGCCGCGTTGTCAGGTGGAGCGGTTGATGCGGACCCATGGGATGCAGGGTGTGGTGCGCGGCAAGCGGTTCAGCACTACGAAGTCGGATCCGTCCGCGCCCCGCCCAGAGGATCTGGTGCAACGCGATTTCACCGCTGCTCGGCCGAATCAGCTGTGGATCGTCGATTTCACCTACGTGCCCACGTGGTCGGGGATGGGTTTCACTGCGTTCGTCACAGACGTGTACAGCCGGCGGATTGTTGGTTGGCGGACCCATCACCGGATGCCGACCGAGCTGCCTCTGGATGCGTTGGAGATGGCGTTGTGGGTGCGGGAACGTGCCGGTCACGATCCTCGTGGGGTCGTGCACCACAGCGATGCCGGCACTCAGTACACGGCGATCCGCTACGCCGACCGACTCGCCGAAGCCGGCGCGCTCGCCTCGATCGGCACCGTGGGCGATTCCTATGACAATGCGATGGCTGAGTCGGTGATCGGTTTGTACAAGGCCGAGTGTGTGAAGATCGACGGCCCGTTCAAGACCGTTGATGAGCTCGAACTGGCGACCTTGATGTGGGTCGACTGGTACAACACCGGCCGACTCCACAGCAGCATCGGCTACGTCCCACCCACCGAGTACGAAGCGGCGTATTACGCTGCCGTCAACCCCCAGAACCAGCCGGTTCCGGGATAA
- a CDS encoding LCP family protein — protein MASGRDDDMDWLYRSPDRGEGQPSADDRSRSSGDASGRRRASFGEPEPAERTRIAQPPPEERTRVAPASPPKAQRQSRSQPQSRSAPPAKPQSRRPAAAPTRTRRRKRRRPVRNFFALVATLLTLWLIFTIGTPIYAWSSTTKADVMPSGERPPQQPGDLWLLVGSDSREGLTPDERKRLGTGDIEGQRTDTMLLLYVPPSGRPALVSIPRDSYVPIPGHGRNKINAAYAFGGAPLLIQTVEQNTGLRVDHYAEIGFGGFVNVIDALGGIEMCPQTAIKDKFSRLDIQAGCQNMDGVTALGYVRMRYADPTGDLGRMNRQREMVAGVIKKAATPATVVNPIRWWQINQGAAQSLTTDQDTGLMSMVGLAGPGLTIGRGEGVAVMVPVSNPNARTAAGSSMLWDKEKSQEMFSEIAAGNTANLDRFIRKPGE, from the coding sequence ATGGCATCCGGCCGCGACGACGACATGGACTGGCTCTATCGGTCCCCCGACAGGGGCGAGGGTCAGCCCTCCGCCGACGATCGATCCCGCTCCTCCGGCGATGCGTCCGGCCGCAGGCGGGCCTCATTCGGTGAGCCCGAGCCGGCCGAGCGAACGCGGATTGCCCAGCCCCCGCCCGAGGAGCGTACGCGGGTCGCGCCCGCCTCTCCGCCCAAGGCGCAGCGCCAGTCCCGATCCCAACCGCAGTCCCGATCGGCTCCGCCTGCCAAACCGCAGTCGCGGCGCCCGGCGGCCGCACCCACGCGCACCCGACGCCGGAAGCGTCGTCGCCCCGTGCGCAACTTCTTCGCCCTCGTGGCGACGCTCCTGACGCTGTGGCTGATCTTCACGATCGGTACGCCGATCTATGCCTGGTCCTCGACCACCAAGGCAGACGTCATGCCCAGCGGCGAGCGCCCGCCGCAGCAGCCGGGTGACCTCTGGCTCCTTGTCGGTTCGGACTCCCGCGAGGGACTGACCCCGGACGAGCGCAAGCGGCTCGGCACGGGCGACATCGAGGGCCAGCGCACCGACACGATGCTGCTGCTCTATGTGCCGCCGAGCGGCCGCCCGGCACTGGTGTCGATTCCGCGCGACTCCTACGTGCCCATCCCCGGTCACGGACGCAACAAGATCAACGCGGCGTACGCCTTCGGCGGCGCTCCCCTGCTCATCCAGACCGTCGAACAGAACACCGGCCTGCGCGTCGATCACTACGCGGAGATCGGGTTCGGTGGCTTCGTCAACGTCATCGATGCCCTCGGCGGCATCGAGATGTGCCCCCAGACCGCGATCAAGGACAAGTTCTCCCGCCTCGATATCCAGGCCGGCTGCCAGAACATGGACGGCGTGACGGCGCTGGGTTATGTGCGGATGCGGTACGCCGACCCCACCGGCGACCTCGGCCGCATGAACCGCCAGCGCGAAATGGTCGCGGGCGTCATCAAGAAGGCCGCGACGCCGGCCACTGTCGTGAACCCGATCCGCTGGTGGCAGATCAACCAGGGCGCCGCCCAGTCGCTCACGACAGACCAGGACACCGGTCTGATGAGCATGGTCGGCCTCGCGGGTCCCGGGTTGACCATCGGGCGTGGTGAGGGCGTTGCGGTCATGGTGCCCGTATCGAATCCCAACGCCCGCACCGCGGCCGGGTCGTCGATGCTCTGGGACAAGGAGAAATCCCAGGAGATGTTCTCCGAGATCGCCGCCGGCAACACCGCCAACCTCGACCGGTTCATCCGCAAGCCGGGCGAATAG
- a CDS encoding LCP family protein, translated as MAETRTDRHLPGSTTTRRPPDYRPRAQVRSERLRLGRGLGRVLMTLLVPGSAQLLGRDKRIGRWAIRIWAGLILTVIAWFLLLLVNRGAAVAVITFKPVTVLIAAALALGGVAWGALLLHAWKLSNPVALAPRHRLGFGAVSVALALALSGTGLASASVVNAQGDFIGSVFAGGGDTQVKDGRYNILLMGGDAGNGREGLRPDSLTVASIDARTGETVLLSLPRNLEDFSFPAYSPMTRLYPDKFSCANHECMLNAVYTKAMENKGLYPGVKDPGAVATVEAVEWITGLDVNYYVLVDLDGFKGLIDAVGGINIDIHKPVPVGGGSTDVGRYIPAGKAVHLNGQDALWFARSRHDSNDYERMARQKCVMYAMLNQLEPLTVATRFTEIANAGKQIMESNIPTTETDRLLDLSLKARETKISSVSFVPPLIYPGAPDFNVIRATVRDRIAAFEAGSATPSAEPAAPAPAETAAEPTPEPTATATTRRGARTAKPSPTPTQTRPPAPAPAATNPADTSDLSVVCQAA; from the coding sequence GTGGCTGAAACCCGGACCGATCGCCACCTGCCCGGCAGCACCACCACTCGCCGTCCTCCCGACTATCGTCCTCGGGCTCAGGTGCGCAGCGAGCGGCTGCGGCTGGGTCGTGGCCTCGGACGGGTCCTGATGACCCTGCTGGTGCCGGGATCGGCCCAACTGCTCGGCAGGGACAAGCGCATCGGTCGCTGGGCGATCCGCATCTGGGCCGGACTGATCCTGACCGTCATCGCCTGGTTCCTGCTGCTCCTGGTCAACCGTGGCGCGGCCGTCGCGGTCATCACGTTCAAGCCCGTGACCGTTCTCATCGCCGCTGCGCTGGCGTTGGGCGGCGTCGCCTGGGGCGCGCTGCTGCTGCACGCGTGGAAGCTGTCCAACCCGGTCGCCCTGGCTCCGCGCCACCGCCTCGGGTTCGGGGCCGTGAGCGTCGCGCTCGCGCTCGCGCTCTCCGGCACCGGCCTCGCCTCGGCATCGGTCGTCAACGCCCAGGGCGACTTCATCGGCAGCGTCTTCGCCGGCGGGGGAGACACACAGGTCAAGGACGGTCGCTACAACATCCTGCTGATGGGTGGTGACGCCGGCAACGGCCGGGAGGGCCTGCGCCCCGACTCGCTCACGGTCGCCAGCATCGACGCACGCACCGGTGAAACCGTCCTGCTCTCGCTCCCGCGCAATCTCGAGGACTTCTCCTTCCCGGCATACTCGCCGATGACCCGCCTCTATCCCGACAAGTTCAGCTGCGCCAATCACGAGTGCATGCTCAACGCCGTCTATACGAAGGCGATGGAGAACAAGGGGCTCTATCCCGGCGTGAAGGACCCGGGCGCAGTGGCCACCGTCGAGGCCGTCGAATGGATCACGGGCCTGGATGTGAACTACTACGTCCTCGTCGACCTCGATGGCTTCAAGGGCCTGATCGACGCCGTCGGCGGCATCAACATCGACATCCACAAGCCGGTCCCCGTGGGTGGCGGCTCGACCGACGTCGGCCGCTATATCCCCGCCGGCAAGGCCGTCCACCTCAACGGCCAGGACGCCCTCTGGTTCGCCCGCTCGCGGCACGACTCCAACGACTACGAGCGCATGGCGCGGCAGAAGTGCGTGATGTACGCCATGCTGAACCAGCTCGAGCCGCTCACCGTGGCGACGCGGTTCACGGAGATCGCGAATGCCGGCAAGCAGATCATGGAAAGCAACATCCCGACGACCGAGACCGATCGACTGCTCGACCTGTCGCTCAAGGCGCGCGAGACCAAGATCAGCTCCGTATCCTTCGTGCCCCCACTGATCTATCCGGGTGCGCCCGACTTCAATGTCATCCGCGCCACCGTGCGGGACCGAATCGCGGCCTTCGAGGCAGGCAGTGCCACCCCCTCGGCCGAACCGGCTGCGCCCGCCCCGGCGGAGACCGCGGCCGAGCCGACCCCGGAACCGACGGCGACCGCCACGACCAGGCGAGGCGCGCGGACGGCCAAGCCGTCACCGACACCGACCCAGACCCGACCCCCGGCACCTGCGCCGGCCGCCACCAACCCGGCCGACACGAGCGACCTCTCCGTCGTCTGCCAGGCGGCCTGA
- a CDS encoding glycosyltransferase family 2 protein, with the protein MTILLTWPEGTWPAVSFVMPVLNERPYLADAVAAVLGQDYPGETELVLALGPSNDGTTELAEQLAATEPRLRLVHNPVAHIPVALNLAIAASRNPVVIRVDAHSEIPPGYARTGVETLRTTGAANCGGIMAATGRGPYQSAVARAYNSPLGLGGGAYHGGTEAGECESAYLGIFRREILTEVGGYDESVRRGEDWELNLRIRERGYLVWFTPELRVTYWPRDTRKRLSKQFWSTGVWRGDLVRGLATRTPLRFFAPPALVAGLGASAAVATVDRVRPLRGPTRVLRAAHLVPLAYAGFLALVAGREEGSARQKALLAEVIATMHLSWGAGFLSGVTRGGGQTVDRSRH; encoded by the coding sequence GTGACGATTCTTCTCACGTGGCCGGAGGGCACCTGGCCGGCAGTGTCCTTCGTGATGCCGGTCCTCAACGAGCGGCCCTATCTGGCCGATGCCGTGGCTGCGGTGCTCGGTCAGGACTATCCCGGGGAGACCGAGCTCGTTTTGGCCCTGGGGCCCTCCAACGACGGCACGACCGAGCTGGCTGAGCAACTGGCTGCGACCGAGCCGAGGCTCCGGCTGGTCCACAATCCCGTCGCTCACATCCCCGTCGCGCTCAATCTGGCGATCGCTGCCTCGCGCAACCCGGTGGTCATCCGCGTCGACGCCCACTCGGAGATCCCGCCGGGGTATGCCCGCACCGGGGTCGAAACGCTGCGGACGACCGGGGCGGCCAACTGCGGCGGCATCATGGCGGCCACCGGTCGCGGCCCCTATCAGTCCGCGGTGGCGCGGGCGTACAACTCGCCGCTCGGCCTCGGCGGCGGCGCCTATCACGGCGGCACCGAGGCCGGGGAGTGCGAGTCCGCCTATCTGGGCATCTTCCGGCGCGAGATCCTGACCGAGGTCGGTGGCTATGACGAGTCGGTACGCCGTGGGGAGGACTGGGAGCTCAACCTGCGCATCCGCGAGCGCGGCTATCTGGTCTGGTTCACCCCCGAGCTGCGCGTGACCTACTGGCCGCGGGACACACGCAAGCGTCTTTCCAAGCAGTTCTGGTCCACCGGGGTCTGGCGTGGCGACCTCGTGCGCGGTCTGGCCACCCGCACACCGCTGCGGTTCTTCGCGCCGCCTGCGCTCGTGGCCGGCCTGGGTGCGAGTGCGGCGGTGGCGACGGTTGATCGCGTACGCCCGCTCCGCGGCCCGACGCGCGTCCTGCGGGCCGCTCACCTGGTGCCGTTGGCGTACGCCGGCTTCCTCGCCCTCGTGGCGGGCCGAGAAGAGGGCTCTGCGCGTCAGAAGGCCCTCCTCGCCGAAGTGATCGCCACCATGCACCTCAGCTGGGGCGCGGGCTTCCTGTCGGGTGTCACCCGCGGCGGCGGTCAGACCGTCGACCGGTCGCGCCACTGA
- a CDS encoding TIGR03089 family protein — protein MLLHEHLLDRAARDGSTPFLTHYRAEDRTELSARSFANWVAKTANLLTDELGLDPGDRVELQVAADHPGHWMTLVWVMATWQAGLTVVDSEGDLVVTGPDPEGVPAGPALACSLHPLGLGLRGLPEGWSDFSTLALAQPDAWFGSGPDSPDDRAWDVAGRTLSFAQLTTDAPQSRRVLVRDPEDAWAAAHACLIGPLLGGGSSVIACDVSDTALARIAESERVDA, from the coding sequence GTGCTGCTCCATGAACACCTCCTTGATCGGGCGGCCCGCGATGGCTCGACGCCCTTCCTGACGCACTATCGGGCCGAGGATCGGACCGAGCTGTCGGCCCGGTCGTTCGCCAACTGGGTTGCCAAGACCGCCAACCTGCTGACCGACGAACTGGGGCTGGATCCCGGCGACCGGGTCGAGCTGCAGGTCGCTGCCGACCATCCCGGCCACTGGATGACGCTCGTCTGGGTGATGGCGACCTGGCAGGCCGGCCTGACGGTGGTCGATTCGGAGGGCGATCTGGTGGTCACGGGGCCGGATCCCGAAGGGGTGCCTGCCGGCCCGGCGCTGGCCTGTTCGCTGCATCCGCTCGGCCTCGGCCTGCGAGGACTGCCCGAGGGCTGGTCCGATTTCTCCACCCTCGCCCTCGCCCAACCCGATGCCTGGTTCGGCTCGGGACCGGACTCGCCGGACGACCGGGCCTGGGACGTGGCCGGGCGTACGCTCTCGTTCGCGCAGCTCACCACCGACGCACCCCAGTCGCGACGCGTCCTCGTGCGCGATCCCGAGGATGCGTGGGCCGCAGCGCACGCCTGCCTCATCGGGCCCCTGCTGGGCGGGGGCTCGAGCGTGATCGCATGTGACGTGTCCGACACCGCTTTGGCGCGGATCGCCGAAAGCGAGAGGGTGGACGCGTGA